One window from the genome of Bdellovibrio sp. NC01 encodes:
- a CDS encoding PleD family two-component system response regulator has product MAKILIVDDQKSVLMTLEALLTPEGYVVVSATNAIDALHHLASEPFDLVITDAIMPGGGDGYALTRTIRKQPQIAKIPVILLTGKREKSDVEKGIESGVNDYVIKPIDPELLLAKIKNLIAKQDDEQEEKKNFIEAPVSFKAEWETKTEVVSVSELGLTLHSNTQMPVGKIVRINSPVFAEIGIDKMPMRVDSCEELTGSESGGYKIHTQFVGLTERELTPLRLWIRSRKSY; this is encoded by the coding sequence ATGGCAAAGATACTTATAGTGGATGACCAAAAAAGTGTGCTGATGACCCTGGAAGCTCTTTTGACTCCGGAAGGATATGTCGTGGTGTCTGCAACAAACGCCATCGATGCTCTTCATCACTTAGCCTCTGAACCCTTTGATCTGGTTATTACCGACGCGATTATGCCAGGTGGAGGCGATGGCTATGCCTTGACGCGCACGATTCGCAAACAACCACAGATCGCAAAAATTCCAGTCATTCTGTTAACGGGTAAGCGCGAAAAAAGTGACGTCGAAAAAGGTATTGAATCCGGTGTTAACGATTACGTGATTAAACCGATCGATCCGGAATTGCTGTTAGCAAAGATTAAGAATCTGATCGCGAAGCAAGATGACGAACAAGAAGAAAAAAAGAACTTCATCGAAGCGCCAGTAAGCTTTAAAGCAGAATGGGAAACAAAAACCGAAGTCGTTTCTGTGTCGGAACTGGGTTTGACTCTTCATTCAAATACACAAATGCCAGTGGGTAAAATTGTGCGTATCAATAGTCCGGTCTTCGCAGAAATTGGAATCGATAAAATGCCAATGCGCGTGGACTCGTGTGAAGAACTGACGGGCAGTGAAAGCGGCGGTTACAAAATCCACACTCAATTCGTGGGACTCACAGAACGTGAACTCACTCCATTACGCCTCTGGATTCGCTCGCGCAAATCATACTAA
- a CDS encoding PAS domain-containing hybrid sensor histidine kinase/response regulator: MNSASYLKSLVAKWGIEIALVAMVALVACLFQDAKFFTLNSTTPALDESSEKLITELVKIVDRAKINQQDYLRTRSSDALAIYNQQVTLVNNKMTELSASVKENPDQALSVHKFNLLVWNQFEELNKELSNPRSYRKPANSNDAAIEQLAEKLLQPKKIQQTAFVSVGEFHFSKMDVGAITAMFIFGFMCLSRLWQRDEQALQVTDTLSLKNRSLFLDTLLASMSEALIVIDQDGHFTKYNAAAQRIVGTRIKDVFNDWSVNELGFYDATTGNIFTKEELPFYKALYGETVDDLEIFVKNAEHPDGMFISLSSRCINDIDGSIRGALVVFRDITRRKQIEKEYQKAREAAVEASHKKSDFLAAMSHEIRTPMNGVIGMSTLLADTSLNAEQREYVGTVKRSAESLLMLINDILDYSKIEAGKISLDPQPFDMKFLVHDILEIFKPAVNEKNIELELTMNQRSAWNFVGDQGRLRQILVNLIGNAVKFTEVGSVELSITQFNQQNGKSTLKFEVKDTGPGLREEDRQSLFQKYFQTKTGMKVGGTGLGLSISKQLVDLMGGKIGVESTYGAGATFWFTLELPQSEVQEMPKNSDVNFAKLFKGRILVAEDQPVNQRVVTSYLNKLGLEVEIAGNGAIALDKAKQGQYDLIFMDCQMPVMNGFDSTKEIRRFESDSNKTATPIIALTANAASSEEHLYKEAGMNDYLAKPLELPRLIQTLQKWLKPQEQADVIDLKVLRKLQTYMVKDQSLASALIVDFESTAPNLIGEMKEALSSEDLQRLSESAHALKSTSATLGAHQLAEICQQLEDCKNSQSAKELVAEIDMHYTKSLNELKSIMTKAA; this comes from the coding sequence ATGAATTCAGCATCTTACTTGAAATCGCTGGTAGCGAAATGGGGTATCGAGATTGCGCTAGTCGCCATGGTGGCGTTAGTCGCATGTCTTTTTCAGGATGCGAAGTTCTTCACTTTGAATTCAACGACACCAGCACTGGATGAATCTTCAGAAAAACTCATCACGGAATTAGTGAAAATCGTTGATCGCGCAAAAATCAATCAACAAGATTATCTGCGCACACGTTCTTCTGACGCTCTAGCGATTTATAATCAACAAGTGACGTTGGTGAACAATAAAATGACCGAGCTTTCTGCTTCGGTAAAAGAAAATCCCGATCAAGCGTTGTCAGTTCATAAATTTAATTTGCTGGTATGGAATCAATTTGAAGAGTTAAACAAAGAGCTTTCAAATCCTCGTTCGTACCGCAAGCCCGCAAATAGCAACGATGCCGCGATCGAACAGTTGGCTGAAAAATTATTGCAACCAAAGAAAATTCAACAAACGGCTTTCGTCAGCGTTGGGGAATTCCATTTTTCGAAAATGGACGTGGGTGCTATTACGGCGATGTTCATCTTTGGCTTCATGTGTTTAAGCCGTCTGTGGCAGCGTGATGAACAGGCCTTGCAAGTCACAGATACGTTATCACTTAAAAATCGCTCGTTATTTTTAGACACCTTGTTAGCAAGTATGAGTGAAGCCTTGATCGTGATCGATCAAGACGGACACTTTACAAAATACAACGCCGCCGCGCAAAGAATCGTGGGCACGCGTATTAAAGACGTGTTCAATGACTGGAGCGTGAATGAGCTTGGCTTTTATGACGCGACAACAGGCAACATCTTTACCAAAGAAGAATTGCCATTCTATAAAGCCCTGTACGGTGAAACGGTTGATGATTTAGAAATCTTCGTAAAGAATGCGGAACATCCTGACGGAATGTTTATTAGCTTAAGCAGTCGTTGCATTAACGATATCGATGGCAGTATTCGTGGGGCCCTGGTTGTCTTTCGCGATATCACGCGCCGTAAACAGATCGAAAAAGAATATCAAAAGGCACGTGAAGCGGCTGTTGAAGCGTCCCACAAAAAATCAGACTTCTTAGCAGCAATGAGCCACGAAATCAGAACCCCAATGAATGGTGTCATCGGGATGAGTACTCTTTTAGCTGATACTTCATTAAATGCGGAACAACGCGAGTACGTGGGCACGGTGAAGCGTTCCGCTGAATCACTACTGATGTTGATCAACGACATCTTGGATTATTCAAAAATTGAAGCCGGTAAGATTTCTTTAGATCCCCAGCCCTTCGATATGAAGTTCCTGGTTCACGATATTCTTGAAATTTTTAAGCCTGCGGTCAATGAAAAGAACATTGAGTTAGAACTCACAATGAACCAGCGTTCCGCATGGAATTTTGTGGGTGATCAAGGTCGCCTACGACAAATCCTTGTGAATCTGATCGGTAACGCGGTGAAATTTACCGAAGTGGGTTCAGTGGAACTTTCCATTACGCAGTTCAATCAACAAAACGGCAAATCGACATTGAAATTTGAAGTGAAAGATACCGGTCCGGGTCTTCGTGAAGAAGATCGTCAGTCGCTGTTCCAAAAGTACTTCCAAACTAAGACCGGCATGAAAGTAGGCGGCACTGGATTGGGATTGTCGATTTCAAAACAGCTTGTTGATTTAATGGGTGGCAAGATCGGGGTCGAAAGCACTTATGGTGCCGGGGCCACATTCTGGTTTACCCTAGAACTTCCACAAAGCGAAGTTCAAGAGATGCCGAAAAATTCAGACGTGAATTTCGCGAAATTATTCAAAGGCCGCATCTTGGTTGCAGAAGACCAACCGGTCAATCAACGGGTTGTTACAAGCTATCTCAACAAGCTTGGCCTTGAGGTTGAAATCGCGGGCAATGGTGCCATCGCTTTGGATAAAGCAAAGCAGGGTCAATACGATTTGATTTTCATGGACTGCCAGATGCCGGTGATGAACGGTTTTGATTCGACAAAAGAAATTCGTCGCTTTGAAAGTGACTCGAACAAAACCGCAACTCCTATCATTGCATTAACGGCGAACGCCGCTAGCAGTGAAGAGCATCTTTATAAAGAAGCGGGCATGAATGACTATCTTGCGAAACCATTAGAGTTACCACGTCTTATTCAAACTCTGCAAAAATGGTTAAAGCCGCAAGAGCAAGCGGATGTGATTGATCTTAAAGTTTTACGCAAATTGCAAACTTATATGGTGAAAGATCAAAGTTTGGCCTCAGCATTGATTGTGGATTTTGAAAGTACGGCGCCGAATCTGATTGGTGAAATGAAAGAGGCACTTTCGAGTGAAGATTTGCAACGTCTTTCTGAAAGTGCACATGCATTGAAGTCGACAAGTGCAACATTGGGTGCACATCAGTTGGCAGAAATCTGTCAGCAACTGGAAGACTGTAAAAACTCACAGAGCGCGAAAGAACTTGTCGCTGAAATTGATATGCATTACACGAAAAGCCTGAATGAGCTGAAAAGCATCATGACGAAGGCAGCATAG
- a CDS encoding alpha/beta fold hydrolase, protein MAKEWVLIRGIMSEAYHWWDFLPQMQAHFPEDTFHTADIMGNGKLCAHTTSLSIPKNIAVLREQVPATSTKKILFGFSLGGMLALEWAHRHPEEVEAVVLLNVSLNNSPFYKRLRPSSFAQIFKSAFIKDLTARESMIVRMTTSNMADERVLEIAQNFGPRGVEYPVKPMNFLWQIGIASQIPQRQAPPAPVLVLNSALDKVVHPDCSKKIAEGWNLPLIVHPHAGHDLTLEDPQWVLEKVSHFVNARNV, encoded by the coding sequence ATGGCTAAAGAGTGGGTTTTGATCAGAGGAATTATGAGTGAGGCTTATCACTGGTGGGATTTTCTTCCCCAGATGCAAGCCCATTTTCCCGAAGACACTTTCCACACAGCCGACATTATGGGAAATGGAAAACTCTGCGCGCATACGACATCACTGAGTATTCCTAAAAATATCGCGGTTCTTCGCGAACAAGTTCCGGCAACCTCAACGAAGAAAATTCTTTTCGGTTTTTCTTTGGGTGGCATGCTTGCTTTGGAATGGGCCCATCGTCACCCTGAAGAAGTCGAAGCGGTTGTGCTTTTGAACGTGAGCTTAAACAACTCCCCATTCTATAAACGTCTTCGCCCGAGTTCTTTCGCACAAATTTTTAAATCAGCGTTCATCAAAGATTTAACTGCACGCGAATCGATGATTGTGCGTATGACGACCTCAAACATGGCTGATGAGCGTGTTTTGGAAATCGCCCAAAACTTTGGCCCACGCGGTGTCGAATACCCGGTAAAACCGATGAATTTCTTATGGCAAATCGGGATTGCCTCGCAGATTCCACAGCGTCAGGCACCGCCAGCTCCGGTGTTGGTATTAAATTCTGCTCTTGATAAAGTGGTCCATCCTGATTGTTCAAAAAAAATCGCTGAAGGTTGGAACTTGCCTTTGATCGTTCACCCTCACGCTGGTCATGATTTAACTTTGGAAGATCCGCAATGGGTTTTGGAAAAAGTCAGCCACTTCGTAAATGCAAGGAATGTATAG
- a CDS encoding phosphatase PAP2-related protein: protein MTIAIKLGLTVVAVAMWLISQKLLGARQMKFKDKIGDLVHILTDKWSQHLNASPRLANGLLISSSLVIDAVGIFLIVQTLIGDSLRPLLALLVLFTLRQINQAVTVLPTPEGMIWRDPGVPSLFVTYGVSNDLFFSGHTALAVLGALEIAQLGGPLFTTLAILIVVFEVVTVLLLRAHWTMDIFAGAITALWTHDIVSRFVPVIDKWIASF from the coding sequence ATGACAATCGCAATTAAATTAGGTCTGACAGTCGTAGCCGTTGCAATGTGGCTGATCTCGCAAAAACTTCTGGGCGCCCGCCAAATGAAGTTTAAAGATAAAATTGGCGACTTAGTTCACATCCTCACTGATAAATGGAGCCAACATCTGAACGCCAGTCCCCGTCTTGCGAATGGCTTATTAATTTCAAGTTCTTTGGTGATTGATGCCGTTGGTATTTTCTTGATCGTACAAACATTAATCGGTGATTCACTCCGTCCCCTGCTTGCGTTGCTTGTACTTTTCACTCTTCGTCAAATCAATCAGGCCGTCACCGTTCTGCCAACTCCTGAAGGCATGATCTGGAGAGATCCCGGCGTTCCAAGTCTGTTTGTTACATACGGCGTATCGAATGACCTGTTCTTTTCGGGTCACACTGCTTTAGCAGTCCTGGGCGCTTTAGAAATTGCACAATTAGGCGGACCACTGTTCACGACATTGGCCATTCTGATTGTGGTCTTTGAAGTTGTAACGGTTTTGTTACTAAGAGCCCATTGGACTATGGACATCTTCGCAGGCGCGATCACAGCACTGTGGACACACGATATCGTGTCACGCTTCGTGCCTGTGATCGACAAGTGGATTGCTTCGTTCTAG
- a CDS encoding alkaline phosphatase family protein: MKRPSAYIRLFSAGVLASALLVSAVPQQARALNLPWKNAQAATQSQQVQTIVLAVDGFSYFAFQEAQRQGMFKEFTSAGAHVAPFPSMTDLSWSTITHTAELFGAAGRIKSVEATYFDESSQSVQGDPRDYYRRLAFPKYYMGAFDAFFNPYVEALMYFPTEEVPKLEVKSVVDDLIAAKPKKFLTGYVGAVDSTAHTQINRLYPVIKTLDAEVKRLIKSYKEKGQDVEIVLVSDHGNIGRFQEGKKEQELAGVDVQKIVQRAGLNPVQQLKDNKDVAMPLLALGSWAPVYLKDRKNMPNLINEFAKETWFDMAVYVNRNNSSETLMTVITSDGEAKVQFDKKTNLYYYFPTKGNPLRIGTAQQSTQAKPVAMNATQAFEASQNTPYPDAIYRIVESASERNFDFPDFILTIKDGHYIENSLGAFAKMYRTHGSLTASSSYGLLASTKRKVPGQIRSKDIMSFIGVDPKDLFADSLSKHKDTGRAALDKVLANQRQGIETDAKDLSQKRIFRHISKFVADTRPYFLVSEMKSFMEAFKFDPFKDPSGQRLSPMSFDVSKFDVTTMISPEDIGSVTDAVLTSGSVENLMKDPRINKVKEKVGMLQDTKTAALDMQHVDLKTGGGMLDQVKEYLLPAKRAVMKMYQMPYLLENSIVVQEKPFLPETRDLNFARQWVTQKEVSAQSFKALTQAPKGQLSQVQNLLKEAIKEADLEGRIYPTPLTKIYNQKLEDVTIVYVPGIYNSIFDKEIFSLGLAALSDEMGLRVIQPPVEATCSSDINGDVILDYIRKDFKDRQARGHAAPRYVFLSYSKGAVDTLYAFTKSPSFVSTYVKGMIAVAAPLHGSSILNTTDLPFQLVSALSENQGPEICQTEKTAAKSITPTAMDAFWRKNERGLTGLTRYFSVTFESSPEDSHIFMKATKLIGQFDEDNDGVVTVSSSKFPAGLKAVDMGTIHADHLAGILSSRFNQKAFMKGLVSSLSELNINDDKNNFNWNTQVILGAANAHYIKNKTYYRMKKPGIIEQIGMEQDHLVEMIPYGNSFELNRQVLPKVNDPADSYEVKTKLPQSGLRYDPYNVLDVSKLGDVMAGTKVTPASRQNMPEGIRIDYNHANMVHFRMDHQFNYESRSPGGLDDNKDFGYITSEFNGEKNWALMRSNNNSIRMTTMAYRFSPLDFPKMDLKLAVTKDVVGADPVKGKTGKDDSAFQVWFTIRDGRANGDRATLDAKADKVFLFGYYYGGAVPGENRKAGDIFENWYSNKNVVVATLPYAKQLLLNNPDALGKAQVYSRNLAEDLKRAFPEKNIADLDIVAITIQHDSNDTASSSEAYFKGLDFTAQ; encoded by the coding sequence ATGAAACGTCCGTCTGCTTATATCAGATTGTTTTCTGCGGGAGTTCTAGCAAGTGCTCTATTAGTAAGTGCAGTGCCACAACAAGCACGCGCCCTAAACTTGCCTTGGAAGAACGCACAAGCAGCAACTCAATCTCAACAAGTACAAACAATCGTGCTTGCAGTCGATGGTTTCAGCTACTTCGCATTCCAAGAAGCTCAACGCCAAGGTATGTTTAAGGAATTCACGAGCGCTGGCGCCCACGTAGCTCCATTCCCATCAATGACGGACTTATCATGGTCAACGATCACTCATACAGCAGAGCTTTTCGGAGCTGCCGGCCGTATCAAATCGGTTGAAGCAACATACTTTGATGAATCAAGCCAATCTGTACAAGGTGACCCACGCGATTATTATCGCCGCTTGGCTTTCCCGAAATATTACATGGGTGCGTTTGACGCTTTCTTCAATCCTTACGTTGAAGCCTTGATGTACTTCCCAACTGAAGAAGTTCCAAAATTAGAAGTGAAATCAGTTGTTGATGACTTAATCGCTGCAAAACCTAAAAAATTCCTGACTGGTTACGTGGGTGCGGTGGACTCGACAGCACATACACAAATCAACCGTCTTTACCCAGTTATCAAAACTCTTGATGCTGAAGTAAAACGCTTGATCAAATCATACAAAGAAAAAGGCCAAGACGTAGAGATCGTATTGGTATCTGACCACGGTAACATCGGTCGCTTCCAAGAAGGCAAAAAAGAACAAGAACTTGCAGGCGTTGACGTACAAAAAATCGTACAACGCGCAGGTTTGAACCCAGTTCAACAACTTAAAGATAACAAAGACGTCGCAATGCCACTACTTGCATTGGGTTCTTGGGCGCCAGTTTATTTGAAAGACAGAAAGAACATGCCGAACTTGATCAACGAGTTTGCAAAAGAAACTTGGTTCGATATGGCTGTTTATGTAAACCGCAACAACTCATCAGAAACTTTGATGACTGTTATTACATCTGACGGTGAAGCAAAAGTTCAATTCGATAAAAAGACAAACTTGTACTACTACTTCCCGACTAAAGGAAATCCACTTCGCATTGGAACAGCTCAACAGTCCACACAAGCTAAACCAGTGGCGATGAATGCAACACAAGCATTCGAAGCTTCGCAAAACACTCCGTATCCAGATGCGATCTACCGTATCGTAGAATCTGCTTCTGAAAGAAACTTCGACTTCCCAGACTTCATCTTAACTATCAAAGACGGTCACTACATTGAAAACTCTTTGGGTGCTTTCGCAAAAATGTACCGCACACACGGTTCATTGACGGCATCTTCATCATACGGCTTGTTGGCTTCAACAAAACGTAAAGTTCCAGGTCAAATCCGTTCAAAAGATATCATGTCATTTATCGGTGTAGATCCTAAAGATCTGTTCGCGGATTCTTTGAGCAAACATAAAGACACAGGTCGCGCAGCCCTTGATAAAGTTCTTGCGAACCAACGACAAGGTATCGAAACTGATGCAAAAGACCTTAGCCAAAAACGCATCTTCCGTCATATCTCGAAGTTCGTAGCTGATACTCGTCCTTACTTCCTCGTATCAGAAATGAAGAGCTTCATGGAAGCTTTTAAATTCGATCCATTCAAAGATCCATCAGGTCAAAGACTTTCACCAATGAGCTTTGACGTATCAAAATTCGATGTGACGACAATGATCTCTCCAGAAGACATTGGTTCAGTGACAGACGCAGTTTTGACTTCAGGTTCTGTAGAGAACCTAATGAAAGATCCACGCATCAACAAAGTAAAAGAAAAAGTGGGCATGCTTCAAGACACGAAGACAGCCGCTTTGGATATGCAACACGTTGACCTTAAAACAGGTGGCGGCATGCTTGACCAAGTGAAAGAGTACCTTCTTCCTGCAAAACGCGCAGTGATGAAAATGTACCAAATGCCATACCTTCTTGAAAATTCAATCGTAGTTCAGGAAAAACCATTCTTGCCTGAAACTCGCGATCTGAACTTCGCAAGACAATGGGTCACACAAAAAGAAGTTTCGGCTCAGTCATTCAAAGCATTGACGCAAGCTCCGAAAGGTCAATTGTCACAAGTACAAAACCTTTTGAAAGAAGCAATCAAAGAAGCTGATTTGGAAGGTCGTATCTATCCGACTCCATTGACGAAAATCTATAACCAAAAATTGGAAGACGTAACGATCGTTTACGTACCAGGTATTTACAACAGCATCTTCGATAAAGAGATCTTCAGCCTTGGTCTTGCTGCTTTGTCAGACGAAATGGGTCTTCGCGTAATCCAACCGCCAGTAGAAGCAACTTGTTCTTCTGACATCAACGGTGACGTGATCTTGGATTATATCCGTAAAGACTTCAAAGACAGACAAGCTCGTGGTCACGCAGCTCCACGCTATGTGTTCTTGAGCTACTCTAAAGGTGCAGTTGATACACTTTACGCATTCACGAAGAGCCCAAGCTTTGTATCAACATACGTAAAAGGTATGATTGCAGTAGCCGCTCCACTTCACGGTTCAAGCATCTTGAATACGACAGATCTTCCGTTCCAATTGGTATCAGCATTGTCTGAAAACCAAGGTCCAGAGATTTGCCAAACTGAAAAGACAGCAGCGAAATCTATCACGCCAACTGCGATGGATGCTTTCTGGAGAAAAAATGAAAGAGGTTTAACGGGTTTGACTCGTTACTTCTCTGTGACTTTCGAAAGCTCTCCTGAAGATTCACACATCTTCATGAAGGCGACAAAATTGATCGGTCAATTCGATGAAGACAACGACGGTGTTGTGACAGTATCTTCTTCGAAATTCCCGGCAGGCTTGAAAGCTGTTGATATGGGTACGATCCACGCCGATCACTTGGCAGGTATCTTGTCTTCACGCTTCAACCAAAAAGCATTCATGAAAGGTCTTGTAAGCTCTTTGTCAGAGTTGAACATCAACGACGACAAAAACAACTTTAACTGGAATACGCAAGTGATCTTGGGTGCAGCGAATGCTCACTACATTAAGAACAAAACGTATTACCGTATGAAAAAGCCAGGCATCATTGAACAAATCGGTATGGAACAAGATCACTTGGTAGAAATGATCCCTTACGGCAACTCTTTTGAATTGAATCGTCAGGTTCTTCCGAAAGTGAACGATCCAGCGGACAGTTATGAAGTAAAAACGAAATTGCCACAATCAGGCCTTCGTTATGATCCATACAATGTTCTTGATGTATCGAAATTGGGTGACGTAATGGCTGGTACAAAAGTGACTCCGGCGTCTCGTCAAAATATGCCAGAAGGTATCCGCATCGATTACAACCACGCGAACATGGTGCACTTCCGTATGGATCACCAGTTCAACTATGAATCTCGTTCACCAGGTGGACTTGATGACAACAAAGACTTCGGTTACATCACGTCAGAATTCAATGGCGAGAAAAACTGGGCTTTGATGAGAAGTAACAACAACTCGATCCGTATGACGACAATGGCTTACAGATTCTCTCCACTTGATTTCCCGAAAATGGATTTGAAGTTGGCAGTCACTAAAGACGTTGTGGGTGCAGATCCAGTTAAAGGTAAAACGGGTAAAGACGACTCTGCTTTCCAAGTGTGGTTCACGATCCGTGACGGTCGTGCGAATGGCGACAGAGCGACTTTGGATGCAAAAGCTGATAAAGTGTTCTTGTTCGGTTACTACTACGGTGGTGCAGTTCCTGGTGAAAACCGCAAAGCAGGCGACATCTTTGAAAACTGGTACTCGAACAAAAACGTTGTGGTTGCGACTCTTCCGTACGCAAAACAACTTTTGTTGAACAACCCAGATGCTTTGGGCAAAGCACAAGTTTACTCGCGCAACTTGGCGGAAGACTTGAAACGTGCATTCCCAGAGAAAAACATCGCAGACCTGGACATCGTTGCGATCACGATCCAACACGACTCGAACGATACAGCTTCTTCATCTGAAGCGTACTTCAAAGGCTTGGATTTCACTGCCCAATAA
- a CDS encoding TIGR02147 family protein: MRRAITKTEAIIVEEMKKTFQARQEKNPRYSLRAFARSLEIEASNLSEILSGKRALTVFVADKILAHLDCSRERALHLQQEFKSEVDKAKQARKHVTNSELQMEEDTFHQISTWYHMAILTFFETAHYDGTPESVAKYFGLPLATTQRALETLTELGLLGLEDGKYRKLAQTYKAPKEDPSGRKRIGTEQVVMDAIDLSVERGPLYQHSEKEYWAQFMSFNPSRMAEAKNYFREAVIKFITSFTAEAGEESEVFQLSFQMFPLKGAGHSTFPENSNKE; this comes from the coding sequence ATGAGACGAGCGATCACCAAGACAGAGGCGATTATCGTCGAGGAAATGAAAAAAACTTTCCAAGCAAGACAGGAAAAAAATCCTCGTTATTCTTTGAGAGCTTTTGCACGTTCACTCGAAATCGAAGCATCGAATCTGTCTGAAATATTGTCCGGTAAAAGAGCCTTAACTGTTTTTGTGGCTGATAAAATTCTCGCCCATCTTGATTGTTCTCGGGAACGCGCCCTGCACCTCCAGCAAGAATTCAAATCAGAAGTTGATAAAGCAAAGCAAGCACGCAAACACGTGACGAACTCCGAGTTGCAAATGGAGGAAGATACTTTCCACCAAATCTCGACTTGGTATCACATGGCGATTCTTACTTTCTTTGAAACGGCCCACTATGACGGAACTCCTGAAAGTGTAGCGAAATACTTTGGTCTGCCTTTGGCGACCACACAACGAGCTTTAGAAACTTTGACAGAGCTTGGTTTGTTAGGTCTTGAGGACGGGAAGTATCGTAAGCTTGCGCAGACTTATAAAGCACCAAAAGAAGATCCAAGTGGTCGTAAAAGAATTGGTACTGAACAAGTCGTGATGGATGCGATTGATTTATCTGTGGAGCGTGGTCCTTTGTACCAACACTCTGAAAAAGAGTATTGGGCACAGTTCATGTCTTTCAACCCGTCACGTATGGCAGAAGCGAAGAACTATTTCCGTGAAGCTGTGATTAAGTTTATCACGTCGTTCACGGCTGAAGCAGGCGAGGAAAGCGAAGTCTTTCAACTTTCTTTCCAGATGTTCCCACTGAAAGGTGCGGGACACTCTACGTTCCCTGAAAATTCGAATAAAGAATAA
- a CDS encoding MFS transporter: MFINISPLKKYRDYRLLFFGQMISFLGSMVSYVAIPYQVYELTKDNWLVGMLGIVQLLPVLIFGILGGTFADRLDRRKLLVFSEILLSILIFGLFLNACQEKPSVPVIFVLIALFQAVLGFHRPAMDALTQKIVEPQDYAAVGALGSFRYSAGAIVGPALGGLLISTFGVKGAFCFDFVSFVAAFIALIMMNRIPQPEKSERSAVEDAKAGLRYALSKPELVGTYLIDIVAMVFAFPVALFPAMSESWGGAKAAGFLFSAMAVGSLVMTLFSGWTGKVSHHGRAVVIAAGFWAVFIIGVGYAPNLWIAVVFLGLAGAADMMSGLFRGIIWNETVPNEMRGRLSGIEMISYMSGPLLGNARAGWMAAKYSVPLSISWGGVICVIAVIGTALCLPKFWKYRSSL; this comes from the coding sequence ATGTTCATCAATATCTCTCCGTTAAAAAAATATCGCGATTATCGTCTTCTGTTTTTTGGTCAAATGATTTCATTCTTAGGCAGCATGGTCAGTTACGTCGCCATTCCTTATCAAGTGTATGAACTCACTAAGGATAACTGGCTTGTTGGCATGTTAGGAATAGTGCAATTACTTCCAGTTTTGATCTTCGGAATCCTGGGTGGGACCTTTGCAGATCGTTTGGATCGCCGTAAGCTTCTGGTGTTCTCAGAAATACTTTTGAGTATTCTCATCTTTGGTTTGTTCTTGAACGCCTGTCAGGAAAAGCCTTCCGTGCCGGTGATATTTGTTCTAATTGCGTTGTTCCAAGCCGTGCTGGGCTTCCATCGTCCCGCAATGGATGCTTTGACTCAGAAAATCGTGGAACCACAAGATTATGCAGCGGTTGGTGCGCTGGGAAGCTTCCGTTACTCTGCGGGCGCGATTGTGGGACCTGCACTGGGTGGCTTGTTGATTTCCACTTTCGGAGTCAAAGGGGCCTTTTGTTTTGATTTTGTTAGTTTTGTGGCGGCATTCATCGCGTTGATCATGATGAACAGAATTCCACAGCCAGAAAAGAGCGAGCGCAGCGCCGTCGAAGATGCAAAAGCAGGTTTGCGTTATGCCCTTTCAAAACCGGAACTTGTTGGCACATATTTAATCGACATCGTTGCCATGGTCTTTGCCTTCCCGGTCGCACTGTTCCCCGCCATGTCTGAATCTTGGGGAGGAGCAAAAGCCGCAGGATTTTTATTCTCGGCCATGGCGGTCGGTTCATTGGTCATGACACTCTTTAGTGGCTGGACAGGAAAAGTTTCGCATCATGGAAGAGCGGTCGTCATCGCTGCAGGCTTCTGGGCAGTGTTCATCATTGGCGTTGGTTACGCACCGAATTTATGGATTGCTGTCGTGTTCTTGGGCCTGGCGGGAGCCGCCGATATGATGAGTGGACTTTTCCGCGGCATTATCTGGAATGAAACAGTTCCGAACGAAATGCGCGGTCGATTGTCAGGAATCGAAATGATTTCTTATATGTCTGGACCTCTGCTGGGGAATGCTCGCGCGGGATGGATGGCTGCAAAATACTCAGTTCCTTTAAGCATTAGCTGGGGTGGAGTTATCTGCGTAATAGCTGTCATTGGTACTGCTTTATGCCTTCCGAAATTCTGGAAATACCGTAGCTCTTTGTAG